One stretch of Limnohabitans sp. DNA includes these proteins:
- a CDS encoding DMT family transporter yields the protein MLVALVLVVIWGGNFTLQKYLLELLTPGGFLWARYLIMPVCALLMLRWRFGHWLPPLPRKDLMHMVWLGFIGHSLHVGLVTYGVHWSTAFSSSVILACGPILTLLILRYQGLERLTAAQMSGVALAFGGVLMFLSDKLLGGHWRAGGGDLILLLAASLFSYYTVAVKPLMERHGPVLTMGYATLLGGLPVLLLSVPAGLDANWSALGFWAWVGLFWSILVSAFIGWLAWGWINNVRGVARTAPLMYLMPPVAGLFAWALSGEHYSWIKLAGAGVTLLGVAMAQYAGQIKWRLR from the coding sequence TTGCTCGTAGCGCTCGTATTGGTGGTTATCTGGGGGGGCAACTTCACCCTGCAAAAGTACCTTCTTGAGCTGCTCACGCCGGGGGGCTTTTTGTGGGCGCGCTACCTGATCATGCCTGTGTGTGCGTTGTTGATGCTGCGCTGGCGCTTTGGCCATTGGCTGCCCCCTTTGCCCCGCAAGGACTTGATGCACATGGTTTGGCTGGGCTTCATTGGTCATTCCTTGCATGTGGGTTTGGTCACTTATGGCGTGCACTGGTCCACGGCGTTTTCCAGTTCGGTGATTTTGGCCTGCGGACCGATTTTGACCTTGTTGATCCTGCGGTATCAGGGCCTTGAGCGGCTGACTGCGGCGCAAATGTCCGGTGTGGCCTTGGCTTTTGGCGGGGTGTTGATGTTCTTGTCCGACAAGTTGCTGGGCGGCCATTGGCGGGCCGGTGGGGGAGATTTGATTTTGCTGCTTGCCGCGAGCCTGTTTTCCTATTACACCGTGGCCGTCAAGCCCTTGATGGAGCGACATGGTCCGGTGTTGACCATGGGCTATGCCACCTTGTTGGGGGGCTTGCCGGTGTTGCTGCTGTCGGTGCCAGCTGGACTGGATGCAAATTGGTCGGCTTTGGGTTTTTGGGCCTGGGTGGGCTTGTTTTGGTCCATTTTGGTTTCGGCTTTCATTGGCTGGTTGGCCTGGGGCTGGATCAACAACGTGCGTGGGGTGGCCCGCACTGCGCCCTTGATGTATTTGATGCCCCCCGTAGCGGGCCTGTTTGCTTGGGCGCTGTCGGGGGAGCACTACTCCTGGATCAAGCTCGCCGGAGCGGGTGTCACTCTGCTGGGCGTGGCGATGGCGCAGTACGCTGGGCAAATCAAGTGGCGCTTGCGCTGA
- a CDS encoding TSUP family transporter — MELLIVTLASLLAGLVDSIVGGGGLILLPVLFATFPGAAPATLFGTNKSASIWGTAFATVQYSRKVVMPWRALLPAAGAGLLGSLIGAWVVTQVDPALFRKALPVMLAVLLIYTLAKKDMGRNHAPRYSGAQEAWVGAAIGLTIGFYDGFFGPGTGSFLVFAYVRLMGYDFLNASASAKLINVATNFSALMLFAIQGHVWWHLALVMAVSNIIGSLIGTRLALKHGAGFVRQVFILVVLALICKTAYDTWFRA, encoded by the coding sequence ATGGAATTATTGATTGTCACGCTGGCCTCATTGTTGGCCGGACTGGTGGACTCCATCGTGGGCGGCGGCGGTCTGATTTTGCTTCCCGTCTTGTTTGCCACCTTTCCGGGGGCAGCCCCCGCCACTTTGTTTGGCACCAACAAAAGCGCCTCCATCTGGGGCACCGCTTTTGCCACGGTGCAGTACAGCCGCAAAGTGGTCATGCCCTGGCGCGCCTTGCTGCCTGCGGCTGGGGCGGGTCTGTTGGGCTCCTTGATCGGGGCCTGGGTGGTCACACAGGTCGACCCCGCACTGTTTCGCAAAGCCTTACCGGTGATGTTGGCCGTGTTGCTGATCTACACCCTGGCCAAAAAAGACATGGGCCGCAACCACGCGCCACGCTATAGCGGGGCACAAGAGGCCTGGGTGGGTGCCGCCATCGGATTGACGATCGGCTTTTACGACGGATTTTTCGGTCCTGGCACGGGCAGCTTCTTGGTATTTGCCTATGTACGGCTGATGGGCTACGACTTTTTGAACGCCTCGGCTTCGGCCAAGCTGATCAATGTGGCCACCAACTTTTCTGCGCTCATGCTGTTTGCCATCCAGGGCCATGTATGGTGGCACCTGGCGCTGGTCATGGCGGTGTCTAACATCATCGGCAGCCTGATCGGCACCCGGCTGGCGCTGAAACACGGTGCGGGCTTTGTGCGGCAAGTGTTCATCCTGGTGGTGCTGGCCTTGATTTGCAAAACCGCTTACGACACCTGGTTCAGGGCCTGA
- a CDS encoding GMC family oxidoreductase N-terminal domain-containing protein codes for MSNNSFDFMIVGAGTAGCLLANRLSADPSKRVLLVEAGQKDNYHWVHIPVGYLYCIGNPRTDWLYQTEPTEGLNGRSLRYPRGKVLGGCSSINGMIYMRGQSRDFDHWAQITGDEQWLWRNCLPAFKAHENHHKLDAAAPAEFAALHGHGGEWRIEKQRLRWEVLDAFAQAAVQAGIPATPDFNTGNNEGVGYFEVNQKDGWRWNASKAFLRPAQQRPNLTVWTETQVQALQLAPRPDGSMRCVGANLVRQGQAVSVSARAEVILSAGSIGSVQILQLSGIGPADLLRSKGVPVQVDLPGVGANLQDHLQIRSVYKVQNAKTLNTLASSLWGKAMIGLEYAFKRTGPMSMAPSQLGAFTRSDPGRAWPNIQYHVQPLSLDAFGGPLHSFPAITASVCNLNPTSRGTVQIKTPHFEDAPAIAPNYLATAEDRKVAADSLRVTRRIMAQDAMRAFAPEEFKPGVQYQSDEELAKLAGDIASTIFHPVGTTRMGRDDDPMAVVNARLQVRGVAGLRVVDAGVMPTITSGNTNSPTLMVAEKAARLILSDAAREA; via the coding sequence ATGAGCAACAACAGCTTCGACTTCATGATCGTCGGCGCGGGCACTGCGGGCTGTTTGCTGGCCAACCGCCTGAGCGCCGACCCCAGCAAGCGGGTCTTGCTGGTGGAGGCGGGCCAAAAGGACAATTACCACTGGGTGCACATTCCGGTGGGTTACCTGTACTGCATCGGCAACCCGCGCACCGACTGGCTGTACCAGACCGAACCGACCGAGGGTCTGAATGGGCGCAGCTTGCGCTACCCGCGTGGCAAAGTGCTGGGTGGGTGTTCCAGCATCAACGGCATGATTTACATGCGCGGCCAGTCGCGTGACTTCGACCATTGGGCGCAGATCACAGGCGACGAGCAGTGGCTTTGGCGCAACTGCCTGCCCGCTTTCAAGGCGCACGAAAACCACCACAAACTGGACGCCGCAGCGCCTGCCGAATTTGCCGCGCTGCACGGCCATGGGGGCGAATGGCGCATCGAAAAGCAGCGCCTGCGCTGGGAGGTGCTGGACGCCTTTGCCCAAGCCGCGGTGCAGGCCGGCATCCCGGCCACGCCGGACTTCAACACCGGCAACAACGAGGGCGTGGGCTACTTTGAGGTGAACCAAAAAGACGGCTGGCGCTGGAATGCCTCGAAGGCGTTTTTGCGTCCCGCCCAGCAGCGCCCCAATCTGACGGTCTGGACCGAAACTCAGGTGCAAGCTTTGCAACTGGCCCCCCGGCCCGATGGCAGCATGCGATGCGTGGGCGCGAACTTGGTGCGCCAGGGACAAGCCGTGAGCGTGAGTGCCCGGGCCGAGGTGATCTTGAGCGCGGGCAGCATCGGCTCGGTGCAGATTTTGCAGCTCTCGGGCATTGGCCCGGCCGATCTGCTGCGGTCCAAAGGCGTGCCGGTGCAGGTCGATTTGCCCGGGGTGGGGGCCAACTTGCAAGACCATTTGCAGATCCGCTCGGTCTACAAGGTCCAAAACGCCAAGACCCTGAACACCTTGGCCAGCAGCCTGTGGGGCAAGGCCATGATCGGCCTGGAATACGCCTTCAAGCGCACCGGCCCCATGAGCATGGCACCCAGCCAGCTGGGGGCCTTCACCCGCAGCGATCCGGGCCGGGCCTGGCCCAACATCCAATACCACGTACAGCCCCTGAGTCTGGACGCGTTTGGTGGGCCGCTGCACAGCTTCCCGGCCATCACGGCCAGCGTGTGCAACCTCAACCCCACCAGTCGGGGCACAGTGCAGATCAAGACACCCCACTTTGAAGACGCCCCCGCCATCGCGCCCAATTACCTGGCCACCGCCGAAGACCGCAAGGTGGCCGCTGACAGCCTGCGCGTGACGCGCCGCATCATGGCGCAAGACGCGATGAGGGCTTTTGCGCCCGAAGAGTTCAAACCCGGCGTGCAGTACCAAAGCGACGAAGAGCTGGCCAAACTGGCCGGCGACATTGCCAGCACCATCTTTCACCCGGTGGGCACCACCCGCATGGGGCGCGACGACGACCCGATGGCGGTGGTGAATGCGCGCTTGCAAGTGCGCGGCGTGGCCGGCTTGCGCGTGGTCGACGCCGGTGTCATGCCCACCATCACCAGTGGCAACACCAACAGCCCTACCCTGATGGTTGCAGAAAAAGCGGCTCGATTGATCTTGAGCGACGCAGCTCGCGAGGCCTGA
- a CDS encoding CoA-acylating methylmalonate-semialdehyde dehydrogenase, translating into MSITRIGHYIGGQVAAGASGRSQPVTNPATGGVTGHVALANSAEVAKAVAAAQAAFPAWADTPPLRRARVMFKFLELLNTHKDELAHMITAEHGKVFTDAQGEVSRGIDIVEFATGIPQLLKGDFTDQVSTGIDNWTLRQPLGVVAGITPFNFPVMVPMWMFPVAIAAGNTFILKPSPTDPSASLFMAELLKKAGLPDGVFNVVQGDKEAVDALLEHPDVKAISFVGSTPIANYIYETGAHHGKRVQALGGAKNHLVVMPDADIDQTVDALIGAGYGSAGERCMAISVAVLVGDVAGKILPKLIERTQALQVLNGENLAAEMGPIVTDAARQRIKGFIDAGVTEGAKLLVDGREFDGAKAGAGCDHGFWLGGTLFDHVTTDMKIYKEEIFGPVLSCVRVPDFGTAVQIINDHEFGNGVSCFTRDGNVAREFARRIQVGMVGINVPIPVPMAWHGFGGWKRSLFGDMHAYGEEGVRFYTKQKSIMQRWPESIGKGAEFVMPTAK; encoded by the coding sequence ATGAGCATCACCCGCATCGGTCATTACATCGGCGGCCAAGTCGCCGCAGGCGCTTCGGGCCGCAGCCAGCCCGTCACCAACCCCGCCACCGGTGGCGTGACCGGCCACGTGGCCTTGGCCAACAGCGCTGAAGTCGCCAAGGCCGTGGCCGCTGCGCAAGCGGCGTTTCCCGCCTGGGCCGACACGCCGCCGCTGCGACGCGCCCGGGTGATGTTCAAGTTCCTCGAACTGCTGAACACCCACAAAGACGAGCTGGCCCACATGATCACCGCCGAGCACGGCAAGGTGTTCACCGATGCGCAGGGCGAAGTCTCGCGCGGGATCGACATCGTGGAATTTGCCACCGGCATCCCGCAGCTGCTCAAGGGCGACTTCACCGACCAGGTGTCGACTGGCATCGACAACTGGACCTTGCGCCAGCCGCTGGGCGTGGTGGCGGGCATCACGCCGTTCAACTTCCCGGTGATGGTGCCCATGTGGATGTTCCCGGTGGCGATTGCGGCGGGCAACACCTTCATCTTGAAGCCCAGCCCGACCGACCCCAGCGCGTCGCTGTTCATGGCCGAGTTGCTGAAAAAAGCCGGTCTGCCCGACGGCGTGTTCAACGTGGTGCAAGGCGACAAAGAAGCCGTGGACGCGTTGCTGGAGCACCCCGATGTGAAGGCCATCAGTTTTGTCGGCTCCACCCCGATCGCCAACTACATCTACGAAACCGGTGCGCACCACGGCAAGCGCGTGCAAGCCCTGGGCGGTGCCAAAAACCACCTGGTGGTCATGCCCGACGCCGACATCGACCAGACCGTGGACGCGCTGATTGGCGCGGGCTATGGCTCGGCGGGCGAGCGCTGCATGGCGATTTCGGTGGCCGTGCTGGTGGGCGATGTGGCCGGCAAAATTTTGCCCAAGCTGATTGAGCGCACCCAAGCGCTGCAAGTGCTCAACGGTGAAAACCTGGCCGCTGAGATGGGCCCCATCGTGACCGACGCGGCGCGTCAGCGCATCAAAGGCTTCATCGACGCCGGTGTGACCGAAGGCGCCAAGCTGCTGGTTGACGGTCGCGAGTTTGACGGCGCGAAAGCCGGTGCCGGTTGTGACCACGGCTTCTGGCTGGGCGGCACGCTGTTCGACCACGTGACCACCGACATGAAGATCTACAAGGAAGAAATCTTCGGCCCCGTTTTGTCCTGCGTGCGCGTGCCCGACTTTGGCACGGCGGTGCAAATCATCAACGACCACGAGTTCGGCAACGGTGTGAGCTGTTTCACCCGCGACGGCAACGTGGCGCGCGAGTTTGCGCGCCGCATTCAGGTGGGCATGGTGGGCATCAACGTGCCTATTCCCGTGCCCATGGCCTGGCACGGCTTTGGCGGCTGGAAGCGTTCGCTGTTTGGCGACATGCACGCTTATGGTGAAGAAGGCGTGCGTTTTTACACCAAGCAAAAGTCCATCATGCAGCGCTGGCCCGAGAGCATCGGCAAGGGTGCTGAGTTTGTGATGCCCACCGCCAAATGA
- a CDS encoding SDR family oxidoreductase — protein sequence MSSSTNMTAFVTGGGSGIGKALSFALSARGITVCVSDLNLNAAQAVAVECGPRATAIALDVCDADAVKVGIENFAAGNGRLDYIFNNAGIGIAGEANDIPLDAWRRIVDINLYGVLHGVLAAYPIMLKQGYGHIVNTASLAGLGPAPLFAPYALTKHAVVGLSTSLRIEAASKGVRVSVVCPAAVETPLLDSDNPAEFKIGSAPDSRRFLTALAGPPYSVEKCVQEIMEAVDKNKSVIVLPARARMAWRMGRWFPALVEMLSRSALANERKAIK from the coding sequence ATGTCTTCTAGTACGAATATGACAGCCTTCGTTACTGGCGGCGGCTCCGGTATCGGAAAGGCTTTATCGTTTGCCTTGTCAGCACGAGGGATAACCGTGTGTGTATCCGACCTAAACCTGAATGCAGCGCAGGCCGTTGCAGTGGAATGTGGTCCTCGTGCCACCGCTATTGCACTCGACGTGTGTGATGCAGATGCGGTCAAAGTGGGTATTGAAAATTTTGCTGCTGGCAATGGAAGGCTGGACTACATTTTCAACAATGCTGGAATCGGGATTGCCGGCGAAGCCAACGACATCCCGCTTGACGCGTGGAGACGTATCGTTGATATCAACTTGTACGGCGTTCTACATGGCGTGCTCGCCGCGTACCCGATCATGTTGAAACAGGGTTATGGACACATCGTCAATACAGCGTCGCTGGCGGGTTTGGGACCGGCGCCACTCTTTGCGCCTTACGCATTGACCAAACATGCAGTTGTCGGGTTGAGTACCAGTTTACGCATTGAAGCGGCATCGAAAGGCGTGCGCGTGAGCGTGGTTTGCCCAGCCGCTGTTGAAACCCCGCTACTGGACAGCGATAATCCTGCTGAATTCAAGATCGGTTCAGCACCGGATTCTCGACGCTTTTTGACGGCGTTGGCCGGACCACCTTACTCAGTGGAGAAGTGCGTTCAGGAAATCATGGAGGCAGTAGACAAAAACAAGAGCGTTATCGTGTTGCCAGCTCGGGCACGTATGGCATGGCGCATGGGAAGGTGGTTTCCGGCACTCGTTGAAATGCTCAGTCGTTCCGCGCTGGCGAATGAAAGAAAAGCAATCAAGTAG
- a CDS encoding YceI family protein — translation MKLSTISIGTAAAVMSICASSVASAQSATYVVEPTHTFVTWAAKHFGTSTSHGRFDKKSGTITIDRSAKTGKAEITIDMKSMNTGVAAFDKHLTSDDFFAAEKFPEAKFVGTSFKFDGDKVTEVAGTLTLRGKTNPVTLKSNGFGCYISPFVKREVCGGDFETTITRSQYDMSYGLPGIPDAIRLNIQVEAIKQD, via the coding sequence ATGAAGCTTTCAACAATTTCTATTGGAACCGCTGCTGCTGTCATGAGCATCTGTGCAAGCTCGGTGGCATCCGCCCAATCGGCAACTTATGTCGTGGAACCAACGCATACTTTTGTGACGTGGGCGGCGAAGCATTTTGGGACATCCACCTCGCACGGCCGCTTCGACAAAAAGAGCGGCACCATCACCATCGACCGTAGCGCCAAGACCGGCAAAGCCGAAATCACCATCGATATGAAGTCGATGAATACAGGTGTGGCGGCGTTTGACAAACACTTGACGAGCGACGATTTTTTTGCCGCTGAGAAATTTCCTGAAGCCAAGTTTGTTGGTACCAGCTTCAAGTTTGACGGCGACAAGGTGACGGAAGTCGCTGGTACATTGACGCTGCGCGGCAAAACCAACCCCGTCACGCTCAAATCGAATGGTTTTGGCTGTTATATCAGCCCATTTGTGAAACGTGAAGTGTGCGGCGGTGATTTTGAAACAACCATCACACGCAGCCAATACGACATGAGCTATGGCCTGCCAGGAATCCCTGATGCCATTCGTTTGAATATCCAAGTAGAAGCAATCAAGCAAGACTAA
- the ltrA gene encoding group II intron reverse transcriptase/maturase — protein MSKAMRQMPGQPGRASVASGEAASDLASGEACGPPLEHPRTGSAKQLAGTGGLLEAALTRQNQQAAWKWVKANKGAAGVDGLSIEQTAQLLRQSWPDIRQALLAGRYRPSPVRKVMIPKPDGSQRELGIPTVTDRLIQQALLQVLRPLIDSTFSDHSHGFRPGRRAHDAVKAARAYVQSGKRVVVDVDLAKFFDRVNHDILIDRLKRRIDDAGVIRLIRAYLNAGIMDGGVVVDRHLGTPQGGPLSPLLANVLLDEVGKALEARSYCFARYADDCNVYVGSKQAGERVMGYLRKLYTGLKLQINEAKSAVASALGRKFLGYALWMAKGKEVKCAVAYKALDNFKARIRQLTCRSGGCSMAQVVEKLRPYLLGWKAYFGMAQTTRVWRELDEWLRHRLRAIQLKHWKRPRAIYRELKALGAKENVARQVAVNSRRWWRNSDRALRELA, from the coding sequence ATGTCAAAGGCCATGCGTCAGATGCCGGGGCAACCTGGGCGGGCAAGCGTAGCAAGCGGTGAAGCCGCCAGTGATCTTGCCAGCGGCGAAGCCTGCGGCCCGCCTCTTGAGCACCCGCGCACAGGGTCGGCAAAGCAGCTGGCAGGCACTGGTGGCCTGCTGGAGGCGGCGCTGACGAGACAGAACCAGCAGGCGGCGTGGAAGTGGGTCAAGGCCAACAAGGGTGCAGCAGGGGTGGACGGGCTCAGCATTGAGCAAACGGCCCAATTGCTGCGCCAAAGCTGGCCAGACATTCGCCAAGCGCTGCTGGCAGGACGCTACCGGCCCAGCCCGGTACGCAAGGTGATGATTCCCAAACCGGACGGCAGCCAGCGAGAGCTGGGCATCCCGACGGTGACAGATCGACTGATCCAGCAGGCCCTTTTACAGGTGCTGCGACCGCTGATCGACTCCACCTTCAGCGACCACAGCCACGGGTTTAGACCGGGCAGGCGTGCACACGATGCGGTCAAGGCCGCACGGGCGTACGTCCAATCGGGCAAACGCGTGGTGGTGGACGTGGACCTGGCCAAGTTCTTTGACCGGGTCAACCACGACATCCTGATCGACAGGCTCAAAAGGCGCATCGACGACGCTGGAGTCATCCGGCTGATTCGGGCTTACTTGAACGCTGGGATCATGGATGGCGGGGTGGTGGTCGATCGCCATCTGGGCACGCCGCAAGGCGGACCGCTCAGCCCGCTGTTGGCCAACGTGCTGCTAGACGAAGTGGGCAAGGCGTTGGAGGCGCGCAGCTACTGCTTCGCGCGCTACGCCGACGATTGCAACGTTTACGTGGGCAGCAAGCAGGCGGGCGAGAGGGTGATGGGCTACCTCAGGAAGCTGTACACGGGCTTGAAGCTTCAGATCAACGAAGCCAAGAGTGCCGTAGCCAGCGCCCTTGGGCGCAAGTTCCTGGGGTATGCGTTGTGGATGGCCAAGGGCAAAGAAGTCAAATGTGCGGTGGCCTACAAGGCACTGGACAACTTCAAGGCTCGCATCCGGCAACTCACGTGCCGCTCGGGCGGGTGCAGCATGGCGCAGGTGGTGGAGAAACTGCGGCCCTACCTGCTGGGCTGGAAGGCGTACTTCGGGATGGCGCAAACAACCAGGGTCTGGCGCGAGCTGGACGAGTGGCTGCGCCACCGACTGCGGGCCATCCAGCTCAAGCACTGGAAACGGCCCAGGGCGATCTATCGGGAATTGAAGGCATTGGGAGCGAAGGAGAATGTGGCGCGGCAAGTGGCGGTGAACAGCCGTCGCTGGTGGCGCAACAGTGACCGAGCACTACGAGAGCTGGCTTGA
- a CDS encoding MarC family protein, which translates to MDFKPLITLLAIVNPLAIVPFFIHYTQGFSPAQRKRTIWVSSFSAFVVIAASALLGLQILEFFGISLASFQVGGGMLLLTAALSMLNAQPAEARANADEVHDAEAKAAVGASIAVVPLTIPLLTGPATMSTVVIYAEKAKDFAQLATLVGYGVVIALATALCFSLATPIARILGKTGINVMTRLMGLILAALAVEVMADGLHKLFPVLAGR; encoded by the coding sequence ATGGACTTCAAACCGCTCATCACCCTGCTGGCCATCGTCAACCCCTTGGCCATCGTTCCTTTTTTCATCCACTACACACAAGGCTTCAGCCCGGCACAGCGCAAGCGAACGATTTGGGTGTCGTCCTTTTCCGCCTTTGTGGTGATCGCAGCCAGCGCCTTGCTGGGCCTGCAAATTCTGGAGTTTTTTGGCATCTCGCTGGCCAGCTTTCAGGTCGGCGGCGGCATGCTGCTGCTCACAGCGGCTTTGTCGATGCTCAACGCCCAGCCCGCCGAAGCCCGCGCCAACGCCGACGAGGTGCACGATGCCGAAGCCAAAGCAGCTGTCGGTGCCAGCATCGCCGTGGTGCCGCTGACCATTCCCCTGCTCACCGGCCCGGCCACCATGTCCACCGTGGTGATTTACGCCGAAAAAGCCAAAGACTTTGCCCAACTGGCCACCCTAGTGGGCTACGGCGTGGTCATCGCCCTGGCCACCGCGCTGTGTTTCTCGCTGGCCACCCCGATTGCCCGCATTTTGGGCAAAACCGGTATCAACGTCATGACGCGGCTGATGGGTTTGATTTTGGCTGCGCTGGCGGTGGAGGTGATGGCCGACGGGCTGCACAAGCTGTTTCCGGTGCTAGCCGGTCGCTGA
- a CDS encoding MaoC family dehydratase yields MAQIKYYWEDMQVGQVRDMGSITPTREEIIAFANQFDPQPFHLDDEAAKASVFGALSASGWHTCAMAMRLMVTNFLQETSSLGSPGIEGLKWLKPVYPNDTLRLQSTVLETKPMSKRPDVGMTRNLWEMFNQHGDKVLHMEGWSMFRRRTPAA; encoded by the coding sequence ATGGCGCAGATCAAGTATTACTGGGAAGACATGCAAGTGGGCCAGGTGCGCGACATGGGCAGCATCACGCCCACCCGCGAAGAGATCATCGCTTTTGCCAACCAGTTTGACCCGCAACCCTTTCACCTGGACGACGAAGCGGCCAAAGCCTCGGTCTTTGGCGCACTGTCAGCCAGTGGCTGGCACACCTGCGCCATGGCCATGCGGCTGATGGTGACCAACTTCTTGCAAGAGACCTCCAGCCTGGGCTCACCCGGCATTGAAGGTCTCAAATGGCTCAAACCGGTCTACCCGAACGACACCCTGCGCCTGCAAAGCACGGTGCTCGAGACCAAACCCATGAGCAAGCGCCCCGATGTCGGCATGACGCGCAACCTGTGGGAAATGTTCAACCAGCATGGCGACAAGGTGCTGCACATGGAAGGCTGGAGCATGTTCCGACGCCGCACCCCAGCGGCCTGA
- a CDS encoding SDR family oxidoreductase, giving the protein MNKVLLVTGGSRGIGAATALLAAQSDWAIAVNYTANSLAADEVVRQIRASGGQAMSVQADVADEAQVLRMFEHIDAKFGRLTGLVNNAGVVDVTARVDEMSVARWKRMFDINVIGSMICAREAVRRMSTRHGGEGGSIVNVSSAASRLGSPGQYVDYAAAKGAIDAFTIGLAKEVAAEGVRVNAVRPGLIETEIHASGGLPNRVKDLQHLVPAQRGGTAEEVAQGIVWLLSDSASYTTMSFLDISGGR; this is encoded by the coding sequence ATGAACAAAGTCTTGTTGGTGACCGGCGGCAGCCGGGGCATCGGGGCGGCCACCGCCTTGTTGGCGGCACAAAGCGACTGGGCTATCGCAGTGAACTACACCGCCAACTCGCTGGCGGCCGACGAAGTAGTGCGCCAGATCCGCGCCTCGGGCGGGCAAGCCATGTCGGTGCAAGCCGACGTGGCCGACGAAGCGCAGGTGCTGCGCATGTTCGAGCACATCGACGCCAAATTCGGCCGCCTGACCGGGCTGGTCAACAACGCAGGCGTGGTGGACGTGACGGCACGCGTCGATGAAATGAGCGTGGCCCGCTGGAAGCGCATGTTCGACATCAACGTGATCGGCAGCATGATCTGCGCCCGCGAAGCCGTGCGCCGCATGAGCACCCGCCATGGCGGTGAAGGCGGCAGCATCGTCAACGTGTCGAGCGCCGCATCGCGCCTGGGCTCACCGGGCCAATACGTGGATTACGCCGCCGCCAAGGGCGCCATCGATGCTTTCACCATCGGTTTGGCCAAAGAAGTTGCCGCCGAGGGCGTTCGCGTCAACGCCGTGCGTCCGGGCCTGATCGAGACCGAGATCCACGCCTCGGGCGGCTTGCCCAACCGGGTCAAAGATCTGCAGCACCTGGTGCCTGCCCAACGCGGCGGCACAGCCGAAGAAGTGGCGCAGGGCATTGTGTGGCTGCTTTCGGACAGTGCCAGCTACACCACCATGAGTTTTCTGGACATTTCGGGAGGCCGTTGA
- a CDS encoding 2-hydroxychromene-2-carboxylate isomerase, with translation MGRTVDYYFAPQSPWAYLGHQRLADMVLRHGATVRVMPIDLGGKVFPISGGLPLGQRAPQRQAYRLLELQRFSQHLNLPLNIKPKYFPVGGDDSARLIIATDLAQGPQAAMQITGAILAACWAQERNMADDKVLAELLQEQNLPVSLMTQSRSQAVQVRYETYTQAAIDAGVFGAPSYVVGGELFWGQDRLDFVERALAR, from the coding sequence ATGGGTCGCACAGTGGACTATTACTTCGCCCCCCAAAGCCCCTGGGCTTATTTGGGCCACCAGCGCCTGGCCGACATGGTGCTGCGCCACGGGGCCACGGTGCGGGTGATGCCGATCGATTTGGGGGGCAAGGTGTTCCCGATTTCGGGTGGCTTGCCCTTGGGGCAGCGTGCCCCGCAGCGCCAGGCGTATCGGCTGTTGGAGTTGCAGCGTTTCAGCCAGCACCTGAATCTGCCCCTGAACATCAAGCCCAAGTATTTCCCTGTCGGTGGCGACGACTCGGCCCGTCTGATCATTGCCACCGATCTGGCCCAAGGCCCGCAGGCGGCCATGCAGATCACGGGCGCGATTTTGGCGGCTTGCTGGGCGCAAGAGCGCAACATGGCCGACGACAAGGTGCTGGCCGAACTGTTGCAAGAGCAGAACTTGCCAGTCAGCTTGATGACGCAGTCACGCAGCCAGGCGGTGCAGGTGCGTTACGAGACCTATACCCAGGCGGCGATAGACGCGGGCGTGTTTGGCGCGCCCAGCTATGTCGTCGGTGGCGAGTTGTTCTGGGGCCAGGACCGCCTCGATTTTGTCGAGCGCGCACTGGCACGCTGA